A region from the Paenibacillus humicola genome encodes:
- a CDS encoding NADH:flavin oxidoreductase/NADH oxidase, which yields MPHLHSPFQLKRLELKNRIVMAPMCQYSVEAKDGKPNDWHFVHYVSRAVGGTGLILMEMTDVEPDGRITDYDLGLWSDEHIPAFRRIIDEVHTYGAKIGIQIAHAGRKAEDAAVPVGPSDIPFQPGAKRPRPLTVPEIEALVGRFRDAARRAVEAGVDTLEIHGAHGYLVHQFHSPGINNRSDEYGRDLAKFGSEVVRAVKSVMPDGMPLIMRVSAVEYMDGGYDLEHSIGICRRYLEAGVDLFHISSGGEGPAGQRKPGNYPGYQVPFARAVKQALGVPVIAVGMLDDAKLADATIANGDADLVAVARGMLRDPYWAIHAVRETGGENRPPRQYERAY from the coding sequence ATGCCTCATTTGCACTCTCCGTTCCAGCTGAAGCGGCTGGAGCTAAAAAACCGAATCGTGATGGCGCCGATGTGCCAATATTCCGTCGAAGCCAAGGACGGAAAACCGAACGATTGGCATTTCGTACATTATGTATCCCGCGCGGTCGGCGGCACCGGGCTCATTCTGATGGAGATGACCGACGTCGAGCCGGACGGGCGCATCACCGACTACGATTTGGGCTTATGGTCGGACGAGCATATTCCGGCTTTCCGCCGCATCATCGACGAGGTACATACCTACGGAGCGAAAATCGGCATCCAGATCGCCCACGCCGGTCGCAAAGCGGAGGATGCGGCTGTGCCGGTCGGCCCGTCCGACATTCCGTTCCAGCCTGGCGCCAAGCGTCCCCGGCCGCTCACCGTGCCGGAAATCGAAGCGCTTGTCGGCAGGTTCCGAGACGCGGCGCGCAGAGCCGTTGAGGCCGGTGTCGATACGCTTGAAATACACGGTGCGCACGGCTATCTTGTCCACCAGTTCCACTCGCCGGGCATCAACAACCGCAGCGACGAATACGGGCGCGACTTGGCGAAATTCGGCTCGGAGGTCGTGCGTGCGGTGAAAAGCGTCATGCCGGACGGCATGCCCCTGATCATGCGCGTATCGGCGGTCGAATATATGGACGGCGGCTACGATCTCGAGCACAGCATCGGCATCTGCCGCCGTTACCTTGAAGCTGGCGTCGATCTGTTCCATATCTCCAGCGGCGGGGAAGGGCCGGCCGGGCAGCGGAAGCCGGGCAATTATCCCGGTTATCAGGTCCCGTTCGCCCGCGCGGTGAAGCAGGCGCTCGGCGTCCCGGTCATCGCCGTCGGCATGCTGGACGATGCGAAGCTGGCGGATGCGACGATCGCGAACGGCGACGCCGATTTGGTTGCGGTGGCGCGCGGGATGCTGCGGGATCCGTACTGGGCGATCCATGCGGTTCGCGAGACCGGCGGCGAGAACCGGCCCCCGCGGCAGTACGAGCGGGCGTATTAA
- a CDS encoding FAD-dependent oxidoreductase — MYEIAIIGAGPAGGSAALFAAKAGKKTVFFDSDQSVTKRAWLENHYGVAEISGPDMVEIGKKQAQKFGAELVSSKVTGLQRTDGGIRIEAESGTYEAKHVILATGFFTDLAEGAGLKTKPGTEPRVKTILDVDAAGKTNVEGVWAAGTCAGVSVHTIITAGDGAKVAINVISELNGERYVDHDVLKS; from the coding sequence ATGTACGAAATTGCGATCATTGGAGCAGGACCGGCAGGCGGCAGCGCGGCGCTGTTCGCGGCGAAGGCCGGCAAGAAAACGGTCTTTTTCGACAGCGACCAGAGCGTAACGAAGCGGGCATGGCTGGAGAACCATTACGGCGTGGCGGAAATTTCCGGCCCCGACATGGTGGAAATCGGCAAGAAGCAGGCGCAGAAATTCGGCGCCGAGCTCGTCTCCTCGAAGGTGACGGGTCTTCAGCGCACGGACGGCGGCATCCGCATCGAGGCGGAAAGCGGCACGTACGAAGCGAAGCATGTCATCCTGGCGACGGGCTTTTTCACCGATCTGGCGGAAGGCGCCGGGCTGAAGACGAAGCCGGGTACCGAGCCGAGAGTAAAGACGATTCTGGATGTCGACGCCGCCGGCAAAACGAACGTTGAAGGCGTCTGGGCCGCCGGCACCTGCGCGGGCGTCAGCGTGCATACGATCATCACCGCGGGCGACGGAGCCAAAGTGGCGATCAACGTAATCAGCGAGCTGAATGGCGAGCGCTACGTCGATCACGACGTGCTGAAGTCCTGA
- a CDS encoding aldo/keto reductase, with protein MKTKLLGKSGLRVSDVALGTMTFGERWGWGADKTESRKIFDAYVEAGGNLIDTANQYTSGESEAFIGEFIASEREKFVIATKYSLTMNPNDPNAGGNHRKNLVQSLDASLKRLKTDYTDLYWLHAWDFMTPIEEVMRALDDQVRAGKILYIGISDTPAWIVAKANTMAELRGWTPFTGLQVSYSLVQREAERDLIPMAKALDIGVTAWAPLGGGVLTGKYKGGRPEDSKRADFVGEGISERNRAILETVEGIAQDIGKTPGQVALNWIRQQEGTTIPLIGARTEKQIKDNLNCLTFELTPEQMDLLTKASDIPLGFPHDFLGAEPLQQALHGQFAGKIAARNH; from the coding sequence TTGAAAACCAAATTACTTGGCAAAAGTGGTTTGAGAGTATCGGACGTCGCTTTGGGGACGATGACCTTCGGGGAACGCTGGGGATGGGGAGCGGACAAAACAGAAAGCCGTAAAATTTTTGACGCCTATGTGGAGGCAGGCGGAAACCTGATTGATACCGCCAACCAATACACGAGTGGAGAAAGCGAAGCATTCATCGGGGAATTTATCGCATCGGAACGAGAGAAATTCGTCATCGCCACGAAATATTCACTGACCATGAATCCGAATGACCCGAACGCCGGGGGGAATCACCGCAAAAACCTGGTTCAGTCCCTGGATGCAAGCTTGAAAAGATTAAAAACCGATTATACCGATCTGTATTGGCTTCATGCATGGGACTTTATGACTCCGATCGAAGAGGTTATGCGGGCTTTGGACGACCAGGTTCGAGCCGGAAAAATTTTGTACATCGGCATTTCCGACACGCCGGCGTGGATTGTCGCAAAAGCCAATACAATGGCGGAGCTGCGGGGATGGACTCCTTTTACCGGCTTGCAGGTGTCATACAGCTTGGTCCAAAGGGAGGCGGAACGCGACTTAATCCCAATGGCAAAAGCGTTGGACATCGGGGTAACCGCATGGGCTCCGTTGGGCGGCGGCGTGTTGACCGGCAAATACAAAGGAGGCCGGCCGGAGGACTCGAAACGGGCTGATTTTGTCGGGGAAGGCATATCCGAGAGGAATCGTGCCATCCTAGAAACGGTTGAAGGCATTGCGCAAGACATCGGCAAAACGCCTGGACAAGTAGCCCTCAACTGGATCCGGCAGCAGGAAGGGACAACGATCCCGCTTATCGGAGCAAGAACGGAAAAGCAGATCAAAGATAATTTAAACTGCCTGACCTTCGAGCTGACACCTGAACAAATGGATTTGTTGACCAAAGCCAGCGACATCCCTCTGGGGTTCCCTCATGATTTTCTGGGAGCGGAACCGTTACAGCAAGCTCTTCATGGTCAATTCGCCGGCAAAATCGCAGCTCGCAACCATTAA
- a CDS encoding MerR family transcriptional regulator encodes MNEEFTIGQVAEKTGLSIHTIRYYEKEGILPIIKRNESGRRIFEYEDIQWINLINCLRSTGMPITQLKDYANLTLYGDQSGEKRLEILKKQKEKIEEQMNTLKSHIDLLNLQMEWYPRLKKRNVQFDQAMKTWLKEGKLPPER; translated from the coding sequence ATGAACGAGGAATTTACAATCGGTCAGGTTGCAGAAAAGACGGGGTTGTCCATCCATACCATCCGATATTATGAAAAAGAAGGTATTCTGCCGATCATCAAAAGAAACGAAAGCGGAAGACGTATCTTTGAATACGAAGATATACAGTGGATCAATCTTATTAACTGTCTTCGCAGTACCGGTATGCCGATTACGCAGCTTAAAGACTACGCGAATCTCACTTTATATGGCGACCAAAGCGGTGAAAAACGTTTGGAAATTTTGAAGAAACAAAAAGAAAAGATCGAAGAACAAATGAATACATTAAAGTCTCACATCGACCTGCTCAATCTTCAAATGGAGTGGTATCCCCGGTTAAAGAAAAGAAATGTACAATTTGATCAAGCAATGAAAACGTGGTTGAAGGAGGGGAAATTACCTCCTGAACGATAA
- a CDS encoding LysR family transcriptional regulator, with the protein MAIIKAQRETIVQSALENAILGDNPNITKMIGFLMGDNITVMNKSMLQLIVKIADLGSFTKAGQELNMTQPAVSRAVNTLETELGVTILIRNRRQGVMLTDIGERIVRIFRGILDGYEKVDQEVAREKGLETGIVRIGVFPVASTYFVPKIMSRIMHKYPNIRFDILEGTIAEIKEWIELRRIDVGFIIPPLEPFETFHLNREELYAVLRDDHPLSAKPVIQAADLLDQSLIVCKAGYESPVFEWFGQSGEMQDAKYSLYNNMTALQFVKEGMGISVMAELSLLSLPDNVVTRKLNPPGYRDIFLAVPSFEDCSIAVKMFIETALQLFRQSPDTEP; encoded by the coding sequence ATGGCAATCATAAAGGCACAGCGAGAAACAATCGTACAATCTGCGCTTGAAAATGCTATACTAGGTGACAATCCAAATATAACAAAAATGATCGGATTCTTAATGGGGGATAACATAACCGTTATGAATAAGTCCATGCTGCAGCTTATCGTTAAAATTGCCGATCTGGGCAGTTTCACAAAAGCCGGTCAAGAGCTCAATATGACCCAGCCGGCTGTTAGCCGTGCGGTCAACACGCTGGAAACCGAGCTTGGCGTGACCATATTAATCCGCAATCGACGCCAGGGTGTGATGCTGACGGATATCGGGGAACGAATTGTTCGTATTTTCAGAGGGATTCTGGACGGATACGAAAAAGTGGACCAGGAAGTCGCTCGTGAAAAGGGGCTTGAGACAGGGATCGTCCGAATCGGGGTGTTCCCCGTCGCATCCACCTATTTTGTCCCTAAAATAATGAGCCGTATCATGCATAAATATCCCAATATCAGATTCGATATTCTTGAAGGAACGATTGCGGAAATTAAAGAATGGATCGAATTACGCCGAATCGACGTCGGATTTATTATTCCGCCGCTTGAGCCGTTTGAAACGTTCCATTTGAACCGTGAGGAACTCTATGCCGTGCTAAGAGACGATCATCCTTTGTCTGCCAAGCCCGTCATTCAGGCTGCCGACTTGTTAGATCAATCGCTAATTGTTTGTAAAGCCGGATATGAGTCGCCGGTTTTTGAATGGTTCGGCCAATCAGGAGAAATGCAGGACGCGAAATACAGTCTGTATAACAACATGACCGCGCTTCAATTCGTTAAAGAGGGAATGGGGATTTCTGTCATGGCCGAGCTGTCACTGCTGAGCTTGCCCGACAACGTCGTGACGCGTAAACTTAATCCTCCCGGATATCGGGATATATTTTTGGCTGTACCGTCTTTCGAAGATTGTTCGATCGCCGTCAAAATGTTTATCGAAACCGCGCTGCAGCTTTTCCGTCAATCCCCGGACACCGAGCCTTGA
- a CDS encoding DMT family transporter — protein sequence MRYRAWILLLLANLFWAGNMIFGKLSTSEFPAIWIAFLRWAVAVLFLIPIAQLLERPSWLQIWKKHWAFIALSAVLNIVIYCYLSYASLQLTSATNGALINTLTPALIMLFSFVLLKEKGSIFQVIGLITSFIGVLIVLTKGSLLQLIHTPYNKGDLLMFLGVFCFAAYSLLVKKVKSIPAFTFVAMMASVGTVVMIPFLFMQPFPGDKVTSFGILGILYLGIFPSVGSQMFWNYGIKVLGASKTGITMNLVPVFTAIISVILGQSLVISQIIGGLLTIAGMLLTSIRRRQRSPENDIAPRLDQ from the coding sequence TTGAGATATAGAGCTTGGATTTTACTACTATTAGCGAATCTGTTTTGGGCGGGGAATATGATTTTTGGAAAATTGAGCACATCCGAATTCCCGGCAATATGGATCGCTTTTCTAAGATGGGCCGTTGCCGTTTTGTTTCTTATCCCGATCGCCCAATTGCTGGAAAGACCTTCATGGCTTCAAATATGGAAAAAACATTGGGCGTTTATCGCCCTGTCGGCTGTTTTAAATATCGTCATCTATTGTTATCTCTCGTATGCTTCTTTACAGCTCACATCCGCAACGAACGGCGCGCTCATTAATACGCTCACGCCGGCTTTGATCATGCTGTTCTCGTTCGTGCTTCTGAAGGAAAAAGGAAGTATCTTTCAAGTGATCGGATTGATCACTTCATTCATAGGCGTCCTCATTGTATTGACCAAAGGAAGCTTACTGCAATTGATTCATACCCCGTACAACAAGGGCGATTTGCTGATGTTTCTGGGCGTGTTCTGCTTCGCGGCTTACTCACTGCTTGTAAAAAAAGTGAAAAGCATTCCGGCTTTTACGTTCGTGGCGATGATGGCGTCGGTTGGTACGGTCGTGATGATACCATTTTTATTTATGCAGCCCTTTCCGGGTGACAAGGTTACTTCATTCGGTATTTTAGGGATTCTCTATTTGGGGATATTCCCGTCCGTCGGATCGCAAATGTTTTGGAATTACGGCATTAAGGTATTAGGCGCGAGTAAAACGGGTATCACCATGAATCTGGTTCCCGTCTTTACCGCGATTATTTCGGTCATCCTGGGTCAAAGCTTGGTAATTTCACAGATCATCGGGGGTCTCCTTACGATAGCCGGGATGTTGTTAACTTCAATAAGACGCCGACAAAGATCTCCGGAAAACGATATTGCGCCCCGGTTGGATCAATAA
- a CDS encoding DsbA family oxidoreductase — MKVEIWSDIACPYCYIGKRKFENALELFASKDEVEVIYHSFELDPDAKRDVDYDVYDYRAAKYGLTREQAIAKQAGLTERSQSVGIELNYDTLILTNTFDALRLTHFAARFGKKKEMIEVLFKAYFTDSKHLGDHQTLIDLAATIGLDRDETAKVLAGDDYADEVRADERQGERLGIQGVPYFVINGKYGIAGAVPSEMFLRALHKVSEEERTLTVLNGSTDHSEDNDCADGACQVSRD; from the coding sequence ATGAAGGTTGAAATTTGGTCGGATATTGCTTGTCCGTATTGCTATATCGGAAAACGCAAATTTGAGAATGCGCTTGAGCTGTTTGCCAGCAAAGACGAGGTAGAAGTCATTTACCACAGCTTTGAATTAGATCCTGATGCGAAACGCGATGTGGATTATGATGTTTATGATTATCGCGCAGCCAAATACGGATTGACGCGCGAGCAAGCCATCGCGAAGCAGGCCGGGTTGACAGAGCGAAGCCAATCTGTCGGGATTGAGTTAAATTATGATACGTTGATTTTGACCAATACTTTCGATGCGCTCCGGTTAACGCATTTTGCTGCCCGCTTTGGTAAAAAGAAGGAAATGATCGAGGTATTATTTAAAGCGTATTTTACGGATTCGAAGCATCTAGGGGATCACCAAACCTTAATTGACCTGGCAGCAACGATTGGTCTCGACAGGGATGAAACAGCTAAGGTTCTTGCGGGAGATGATTATGCGGATGAAGTTCGAGCCGATGAGCGTCAAGGGGAGCGGCTTGGTATACAGGGTGTTCCTTACTTTGTTATAAATGGAAAGTATGGAATTGCCGGTGCAGTACCTTCTGAAATGTTTCTTCGAGCGCTCCACAAAGTTTCGGAAGAAGAGAGAACGCTCACTGTTCTAAACGGCTCGACCGATCATTCAGAAGACAATGATTGTGCCGATGGGGCTTGTCAAGTGAGCAGGGATTAA
- a CDS encoding metallophosphoesterase, which translates to MPSALRLSSMLGILLAVQFYIGWNVYAWLSALTGRVPGAVYWTLFALVSMSYLIARLSARYVPGFVSRLMKRIGSYWFIVLQYGLLLLPFSNLAVYALYTASVPYDASIRYAGFGTAAAIAVIFARGSWNAWTPVVRTYCVTVAKKAGGRERLRIAAASDLHLGGVVGRGYLQTLVDRVNELKPDIVLLPGDVLDDDIGPFKRARMDDIIGGFRAELGTYAVLGNHEYYGGSIEEYTALMAKAGIPVLTDETLLVADSFYLIGRKDKTAEGRGGRKTIEALLDGADRSLPLFLLDHQPSALKEAAASGIDLSLSGHTHRGQMAPNHLITRRLFELDWGYKRIGPLHAVVSSGYGTWGPPIRLGSRSEIVLIDVTFAPEDGSPEAPHSAT; encoded by the coding sequence ATGCCCTCGGCGCTTCGACTAAGCTCCATGCTAGGAATCCTGCTTGCCGTACAATTTTATATCGGCTGGAATGTGTATGCCTGGCTGTCCGCCCTCACCGGCCGCGTCCCCGGAGCCGTTTATTGGACGTTGTTCGCTCTCGTTTCCATGTCTTATCTCATCGCCCGGCTAAGCGCCCGTTACGTCCCCGGATTCGTCTCGCGGCTGATGAAGCGGATCGGCTCCTACTGGTTTATCGTCCTGCAGTACGGGCTGCTTCTGCTGCCATTCTCGAATCTTGCCGTCTATGCGCTGTATACCGCCTCCGTGCCATACGACGCCTCCATCCGGTATGCGGGCTTCGGGACCGCGGCGGCAATCGCCGTCATTTTCGCGCGCGGCTCCTGGAACGCCTGGACGCCGGTCGTCAGAACCTACTGCGTAACGGTCGCGAAAAAAGCCGGCGGCCGGGAGCGGCTTCGCATCGCCGCTGCTTCCGATCTTCATCTGGGCGGCGTGGTCGGCCGGGGATACCTGCAGACGCTGGTGGACCGCGTGAACGAGCTGAAGCCGGATATCGTGCTGCTCCCCGGCGATGTGCTGGACGACGACATCGGGCCGTTCAAGCGCGCGCGGATGGATGACATCATCGGCGGTTTCCGCGCCGAGCTAGGCACGTATGCCGTACTCGGCAATCATGAATATTACGGCGGCTCGATCGAAGAATACACCGCCCTGATGGCGAAGGCCGGCATTCCCGTTCTGACAGACGAGACCCTGCTTGTTGCGGACAGCTTTTATTTGATCGGGCGGAAGGATAAAACCGCGGAAGGCAGAGGGGGCCGGAAAACGATCGAAGCGCTGCTGGACGGCGCCGACCGCTCGCTGCCGCTCTTTCTGCTCGACCATCAGCCGTCGGCGCTGAAGGAAGCGGCTGCAAGCGGCATCGATCTCTCGCTCTCCGGCCATACGCACCGCGGACAGATGGCGCCGAACCATCTGATCACCCGCCGGCTGTTCGAGCTGGACTGGGGCTACAAGCGGATCGGTCCGCTCCATGCGGTCGTTTCCTCCGGCTACGGCACCTGGGGGCCGCCGATCCGGCTCGGCAGCCGCTCGGAAATTGTGCTGATCGACGTGACGTTCGCCCCGGAGGACGGCTCCCCGGAGGCGCCGCATTCCGCGACTTGA